In one Tripterygium wilfordii isolate XIE 37 chromosome 22, ASM1340144v1, whole genome shotgun sequence genomic region, the following are encoded:
- the LOC119991509 gene encoding uncharacterized protein LOC119991509: MHALHFHFEFKVAKSTKTLLVVRCKVSECKWWLRATRVEDTCFFVIKVYRDEQLSSSCFEFHEARQATGWVVGECIKSKYEGVSCIYRPNDIVKDFERVHGFSITYGKAWGARESALHSLHGTVTHIESNSINRFKYCFMAIGPSLRGFRTCVRPEICVDETHLKGKYLGTLFVATCLDGNNQVYPLAFGVGDSENDDAWTWFFEKLNGAIGSMDSLVFISDRNASIEKSIRRVFPEVIHGVCMYHLGQNLKSKKFSDSVIPVFYKAAKSYNKVEFQHIMNQIRRFDAGNVFKYLSEGGFEKWSRAYFPGQRYNIMTTNIAECLNGILRDARTLPITKLMDHLQSLLQ; encoded by the exons ATGCATGCGCTTCATTTTCACTTCGAATTCAAAGTGGCAAAATCGACAAAAACTCTTCTTGTTGTTCGATGCAAAGTAAGTGAATGCAAGTGGTGGCTTCGAGCAACAAGAGTTGAGGACACTTGTTTTTTCGTGATAAAGGTATATCGTGACGAACAattgtcttcttcttgttttgaatttcatgaAGCTCGTCAAGCAACAGGTTGGGTTGTGGGGGAATGCATTAAGTCTAAATATGAGGGGGTTAGTTGCATTTATAGACCAAATGACATAGTCAAGGATTTTGAGAGAGTGCATGGATTTTCAATCACTTATGGGAAAGCTTGGGGGGCTAGAGAAAGCGCCCTACATTCATTGCATG GAACAGTAACACATATTGAGTCGAATTCTATCAATCGATTCAAATACTGTTTCATGGCCATTGGACCATCATTAAGAGGTTTTCGTACTTGTGTAAGACCTGAAATTTGTGTTGATGAAACTCATTTGAAAGGTAAGTATCTTGGAACATTATTTGTTGCCACATGTTTGGATGGAAACAACCAGGTTTATCCTTTGGCTTTTGGAGTAGGGGATTCAGAAAATGATGATGCGTGGACATggttctttgaaaaattgaatggaGCTATTGGAAGCATGGATTCACTCGTTTTTATCTCGGACAGGAATGCAAGTATTGAAAAAAGTATCCGGAGAGTTTTTCCAGAGGTCATACATGGTGTTTGCATGTATCACCTTGGTCAGAATTTGAAGTCCAAAAAGTTTAGTGATTCCGTCATCCCTGTATTCTACAAGGCAGCAAAGTCATACAATAAGGTGGAGTTTCAACATATCATGAATCAAATACGCAGATTCGATGCAGGTAATGTTTTCAAGTATTTAAGTGAAGGTGGTTTTGAGAAATGGTCTAGGGCTTATTTTCCTGGACAACGGTATAACATCATGACAACAAATATTGctgaatgcttaaatggaatattgagggatgctCGAACCTTACCTATTACgaagttgatggatcatctgcaaTCTTTATTACAATga